A window of Haliscomenobacter hydrossis DSM 1100 contains these coding sequences:
- a CDS encoding TonB-dependent receptor — MKKGLLTLVFGLSSLFLSAQTLLKGVVTSTTGENIIGANIVLLGTYDGTSSDLNGEFNFSTTETGKQVLQITYIGCDTLSLPVELRGQPLEFKFKLKETVNELNAVTIVSGVFEASDTKKSVVLKSVDIALTAGAVADITGAMLTLPGTTRNPETGQLLVRGGAAYETRTLMDGLYVQNAYNSTTANMPARNRFSPFLFKGMMFSSGGYSAEYGQALSSALILNTTDVVGQNTTGIQLLSVGGGLSQQKRWENSSLSVSGTYSNLSPYFKLIKQNFDWKQAPTSGNAELSFKTKTSQTGIFKFYATGSSNGFNMNVAIAGDESQKMPLKLSGENLYTNASYRDIVFKDWTLFVGSAYSWNRDKIRQNFDLNTLQQSAQTRFSLSHSLSEQVKLKFGAEHIWSLFDEKYTEGQTFTTLHPDNYLAAFAETDLSFNDKWLARVGIRAEHSSLLHKGNVAPRLSTAYILRKGEQIALSFGQFYQTPEHTQMRRSTAVGFEQADHYILTYQKQAEGYVFRVEGYYKKYHNLLKTTGELPNNTGYGYARGVDLFWRDSKSIKNGDYYISYSFLDTERNYRDFPVQAMPYFAAKHNAAIVYKHWIHKLSTMLSATYAFQSGRPYNDPNTTQFNGSRTPVYQDLSVTVSYITNIKDNFTVLYLAANNVPGFRQVSGYRFSNTPDASGQYLGSPIVPPAKRFIFLGLIMTIGEKFEKNQGNNDDI; from the coding sequence ATGAAAAAGGGATTGCTCACACTGGTTTTTGGTTTATCAAGCCTGTTTCTAAGCGCTCAAACCCTACTCAAAGGTGTGGTCACGAGTACCACTGGAGAAAACATCATCGGTGCCAACATCGTTTTGTTGGGCACCTACGACGGAACTTCTTCCGACCTCAATGGTGAATTCAACTTTAGCACTACCGAAACTGGTAAACAGGTTTTACAAATCACCTACATTGGTTGTGACACCCTCAGTTTACCCGTCGAACTGCGAGGGCAGCCGCTGGAATTCAAGTTCAAACTCAAAGAAACCGTCAACGAGCTGAACGCAGTGACCATCGTCTCCGGCGTTTTCGAAGCCAGCGATACCAAAAAAAGTGTGGTCTTGAAGTCGGTCGACATTGCCCTCACCGCCGGAGCGGTAGCCGACATCACCGGCGCGATGCTGACCCTGCCGGGAACCACCCGCAACCCCGAAACTGGCCAGTTATTGGTACGCGGAGGGGCCGCCTACGAAACCCGCACCCTCATGGATGGACTCTACGTACAAAATGCCTACAACAGCACCACGGCCAACATGCCCGCCCGCAATCGTTTTTCGCCTTTTTTGTTCAAAGGCATGATGTTCAGTTCGGGGGGCTATTCTGCCGAATACGGTCAGGCTTTGTCCTCCGCCCTCATCCTCAATACGACCGATGTGGTGGGGCAAAACACCACGGGCATCCAGTTGTTGTCGGTAGGCGGCGGACTTTCGCAGCAAAAACGTTGGGAAAACAGCTCTTTGAGCGTGAGTGGAACTTACAGCAACCTCAGTCCTTACTTCAAACTCATCAAGCAAAATTTTGACTGGAAACAAGCCCCCACGTCGGGCAACGCCGAACTTTCCTTCAAAACCAAAACCAGCCAAACCGGGATTTTCAAGTTTTATGCCACAGGTTCCAGCAACGGTTTCAACATGAATGTGGCCATTGCCGGAGACGAAAGTCAAAAAATGCCCTTAAAACTGAGTGGAGAAAACCTGTACACCAATGCTTCCTATCGAGACATCGTGTTCAAAGATTGGACCTTGTTTGTGGGTTCGGCCTATAGTTGGAACCGCGATAAAATCCGCCAAAACTTTGACCTCAACACCCTGCAACAATCAGCCCAAACCCGTTTCAGCCTCTCCCATTCCCTGAGCGAGCAAGTCAAACTGAAGTTTGGTGCCGAACACATCTGGAGTCTTTTTGATGAAAAATACACCGAGGGACAAACCTTCACGACCCTGCACCCCGACAACTACCTGGCGGCCTTCGCCGAAACCGACCTGAGTTTTAACGACAAATGGTTGGCCAGGGTGGGTATCAGGGCCGAACATTCCAGCCTCTTGCACAAAGGAAATGTAGCGCCCCGCTTGTCTACCGCCTACATCCTGCGCAAAGGAGAACAAATTGCGCTGTCCTTCGGTCAGTTTTACCAGACTCCCGAACATACCCAAATGCGCCGCAGTACCGCCGTGGGGTTTGAACAAGCCGATCATTACATCCTGACTTACCAAAAACAGGCGGAAGGTTACGTATTCCGGGTGGAAGGCTATTACAAAAAATACCACAACCTGCTCAAAACGACGGGTGAACTGCCCAACAATACGGGTTATGGCTACGCCCGTGGCGTCGACCTGTTTTGGCGCGATTCCAAAAGCATCAAAAACGGGGATTATTACATCTCGTATAGCTTTTTGGATACCGAGCGCAACTACCGCGATTTTCCGGTACAGGCCATGCCTTATTTTGCAGCCAAACACAACGCCGCTATCGTGTATAAGCACTGGATTCATAAGTTGAGCACCATGCTGAGCGCGACCTACGCTTTTCAGTCGGGTCGCCCGTACAATGACCCCAATACCACGCAGTTCAACGGCAGCCGCACGCCCGTATACCAAGACCTGAGTGTGACGGTGTCGTACATCACCAACATCAAGGACAATTTCACGGTGCTGTACCTGGCCGCCAACAATGTACCGGGGTTTCGGCAAGTATCGGGCTACCGCTTTTCCAATACCCCCGATGCCAGTGGCCAATACCTGGGTTCGCCCATTGTGCCCCCGGCCAAACGGTTTATTTTCCTGGGTTTGATCATGACCATTGGCGAAAAATTTGAAAAAAACCAGGGCAACAACGATGACATTTGA
- a CDS encoding sensor histidine kinase — MKYLKEILLIFFILGGIMTSLELIFDSDERNLPEFLRELAMNGTGSVLMWSGNAYLADILDVYFPWTKNSVLRLSVSILATLLYTFLAWGFLVWLWSFLYGRPFHWNYIFNVFGEGAFMTTLIITVLISAFMHGRGFLISWKETLIEAEHLKKEHIAAKYEALKNQVNPHFLFNNFNVLATLVHKDADLAERFVKQLANVYRYVLDSREQELVPLEQELKQLDAYVFLMKIRFGESLQIQVAPELSDMKDLSLAPLTLQMLVENALKHNEASKSNPLLIEVFADQEGYLVVKNRLQAKQNVGESTGVGLANISGRYKFLSNKAVQTSQEGGFFTVKIPLVPS; from the coding sequence GTGAAGTACCTCAAGGAAATACTCCTCATTTTTTTTATCCTCGGCGGCATCATGACCAGTCTGGAGTTGATCTTCGATTCCGACGAACGAAACCTCCCTGAATTCCTACGCGAATTGGCCATGAACGGCACCGGGAGTGTGCTGATGTGGTCAGGAAACGCCTACCTGGCCGACATCCTGGACGTCTATTTTCCCTGGACAAAAAACTCGGTCCTCCGTTTGAGCGTGAGTATCCTCGCCACCTTGTTGTACACCTTTCTGGCCTGGGGGTTTTTGGTTTGGCTGTGGAGTTTTTTGTATGGTCGCCCTTTCCATTGGAACTACATCTTCAACGTTTTTGGAGAAGGTGCTTTTATGACCACCCTGATCATCACGGTACTAATTTCAGCATTTATGCACGGGCGTGGATTTTTAATTTCCTGGAAAGAAACCCTGATTGAAGCTGAACACTTAAAAAAGGAGCACATCGCCGCCAAATACGAAGCGCTCAAAAATCAGGTCAATCCGCATTTTTTGTTCAACAACTTCAATGTATTGGCTACCCTGGTCCACAAAGACGCGGATTTGGCCGAACGTTTCGTCAAACAATTGGCCAATGTGTATCGCTACGTACTCGATAGCCGCGAGCAAGAACTAGTGCCCCTGGAGCAAGAGTTGAAACAACTGGATGCCTACGTTTTTTTGATGAAAATTCGTTTTGGTGAGAGCTTACAAATCCAGGTGGCGCCCGAATTGAGCGATATGAAGGACCTGAGTTTGGCCCCACTCACTTTACAAATGTTGGTGGAAAACGCCCTCAAACACAACGAAGCTTCCAAGTCCAATCCGCTGCTCATCGAGGTATTTGCCGATCAGGAAGGTTATTTGGTAGTCAAAAACCGCTTGCAAGCCAAACAAAACGTAGGTGAATCTACCGGGGTAGGCTTGGCCAACATCAGTGGCCGCTACAAGTTTTTGAGCAACAAAGCAGTACAAACTTCGCAGGAAGGAGGTTTTTTCACGGTCAAAATCCCCCTGGTTCCATCATGA
- a CDS encoding MbnP family protein — protein MNVKNILTVMALFSTTFFTFSCDKDDEGEFGPNDKGNIILEFDNVVGSQNLQLNGPQTYTNANGDQFNVTLLNYYISNIKLKKGDGSTVVVPQDSSYFLVKESNKASQLLKINNIPAGDYTEVTFTVGVDSTRNTMDLAKRTGILDPAANSGEDNMYWSWNSGYIFFKMEGLSPQATADAAGNKKFRYHIGGFGGMNSKTINNVKTITRTFGGEKATVRSSITPQLHIVVDILKVFEGSSKVSIGSNTTVMFAPYSVNIANNYVEMFQVHHVHND, from the coding sequence ATGAATGTCAAAAATATCCTGACAGTGATGGCACTGTTCAGTACCACTTTTTTTACTTTTTCATGTGACAAAGACGATGAAGGCGAGTTTGGCCCCAATGACAAGGGCAACATCATCCTGGAGTTTGACAACGTAGTCGGTTCGCAAAACCTGCAGTTGAACGGCCCTCAAACCTACACCAATGCCAACGGAGACCAGTTCAATGTAACCTTGCTCAATTATTACATCAGCAACATCAAACTGAAAAAAGGGGATGGCAGTACAGTTGTAGTACCCCAAGACAGCAGCTATTTTTTGGTAAAAGAGAGCAACAAAGCTTCACAATTGCTCAAAATCAACAACATTCCTGCTGGCGATTACACCGAAGTGACTTTCACCGTAGGTGTGGACAGTACTCGCAATACCATGGATTTGGCCAAACGTACGGGTATCCTCGATCCTGCGGCCAACAGCGGCGAGGACAACATGTACTGGAGTTGGAACTCGGGCTACATTTTTTTCAAAATGGAAGGGTTGTCTCCTCAAGCGACGGCTGATGCGGCGGGTAACAAAAAATTCCGCTACCACATCGGTGGTTTTGGAGGCATGAACAGCAAAACCATCAACAACGTCAAAACGATCACCCGCACTTTTGGTGGCGAAAAAGCAACCGTCCGGAGCAGCATCACGCCTCAATTGCATATTGTTGTTGACATTCTGAAAGTATTCGAAGGGAGTAGTAAGGTGAGCATTGGTAGCAATACCACCGTCATGTTTGCGCCTTATTCAGTGAACATTGCCAACAATTACGTAGAGATGTTCCAGGTGCATCATGTACACAATGATTAA
- a CDS encoding cytochrome-c peroxidase, which translates to MLNFILIIAALLWSCQPEAEQENIQFVKPANFPEPVYDLKKNPISTAGFELGRTLFYDPILSRDGSISCGACHQQSAAFTHHGHDLSHGIDDQLGERNSPPIMNLAWHNTFFWDGGVHDLDLQPIAPIENPLEMDEDLKKAVEKVRNSSKYGSMFKATFGSTEVTTDRMLKAMSQFMLMCISADSRYDKYVRKEAGGELNSSELAGMQVFQQKCASCHKGELFSDFSFRNNGLSHEFNKDRGRYRITLNEEDDYKFKVPSLRNVANTGPYMHDGRFYTLDEVLTHYTLGIRDQTTLDPLLKQNGKLGIELSNEEKEQIKAFLKTLSDDTFLRDRKLSEQ; encoded by the coding sequence ATGCTCAACTTCATCCTCATCATAGCGGCCCTGCTTTGGTCTTGCCAACCAGAGGCAGAACAAGAAAACATTCAGTTTGTCAAACCGGCCAATTTTCCCGAGCCGGTTTATGACCTGAAGAAAAACCCCATCAGCACAGCCGGGTTTGAACTGGGGCGTACACTCTTTTACGACCCCATCTTGTCGCGCGACGGCTCCATCAGTTGTGGTGCCTGTCACCAGCAAAGTGCGGCATTTACCCACCACGGGCATGACCTCAGTCATGGCATTGATGACCAGTTGGGTGAACGCAACAGCCCACCGATCATGAACCTGGCCTGGCACAATACTTTTTTCTGGGATGGGGGCGTACACGATCTGGATTTGCAGCCCATTGCCCCCATCGAAAATCCGCTGGAAATGGACGAGGATCTGAAAAAAGCGGTAGAAAAAGTGCGGAATAGCAGCAAATATGGGTCCATGTTCAAGGCTACTTTTGGCAGCACTGAAGTCACTACCGACCGTATGCTCAAGGCCATGTCACAGTTCATGTTGATGTGTATTTCAGCCGATTCGCGCTACGACAAGTATGTGCGCAAGGAAGCAGGGGGCGAACTCAACAGCAGCGAACTGGCCGGAATGCAGGTGTTTCAACAAAAATGTGCCTCTTGCCACAAAGGCGAACTCTTCTCCGATTTCAGTTTTCGCAACAACGGCCTGAGCCACGAATTCAACAAAGACCGGGGCCGATACCGCATTACCCTCAACGAGGAAGACGATTACAAATTCAAGGTGCCCAGCCTGCGGAATGTAGCCAACACCGGGCCTTACATGCACGATGGCCGTTTTTACACCCTCGATGAAGTGTTGACGCACTACACTTTGGGCATACGCGACCAAACGACCCTCGATCCCTTGCTCAAGCAAAACGGCAAATTGGGCATTGAACTCAGTAACGAAGAGAAGGAACAAATCAAGGCTTTTTTAAAAACCTTAAGCGACGACACCTTTCTGCGCGACCGGAAATTGTCGGAACAATAA